The DNA segment AGTATTGCAAAATCGAGCCACTCCTTCCTTCCTGGACTCCCAAGGTATTTATTCGCAATATTGATCCCACCAACAATAGCTGTAGAACCATCGACCAAAAGCACCTTATGATGCAGCCTTAAGCTTACCTGAAATCCTTTTGATGTAAAAACAGGTGCAAATTTTCTGAAAAGTATACCTGCATTTATAACCCTTAAAATGGATCGGCGTGAGAAACTATTTGAGCCAAAAGCATCCAGCACCATATACACCCGAACACCCCTTTGAACAGCCCTCACAAGCGCATTTACTATCCGAATGCCCGTTTCATCCTCAACTACAATGTAGGTTTGAAAGTGGATATATTCCACAGCAGCATCAATGCTCCGTTCCATTGCATCAAAAAACGGACTACCACTGCGCAACAATTCCACCGTATTGCCACTAGTATAACCACTCAACACTCTTTTGCCTAAAAACAACATCGCTTCGTAAATTTACAATACAAAGATAAAATTTGAAGCGAACAAACGTTACCCATACGTAGGTAAGTTCTAAATAGAAAAGAAGCAATACCCAAAAACAACAAAGCAAATTGAATAAAATGCCATGCGGGTTTCAAGCACTTTTCGAATCGAACCCAAAAAGAAGAAAAACTGTGAAGTAATCCAACGTCCTTATCGATTGATAGCGAGAATTAAAACAAATTGAAATGAAAAATAAGTTCATACCATAGAATTTGCCACATCCTTTTACTATTTTCGCAGTGTGAATTCTGCCTGTGAATTTAAACAACATCACTGATTCACAATAGCATAAATCAATAACGACAACAATATTTCAGGTAGTAAATATAAAAAAGGGGAAACAATGGAGATTGGGAACAGTGCTAGAGTTCAGGATGGGATTATGTCCCCCGATTTTGACAACCTAAAAATTGGTGGTTGGGAAGGCAGAATTGTTAATTTTAGTAAAGATATACTTACCATTGAGTTGGATAGCCTAACCCTCGCACGTTTAACCGAAGGTTACCTTATTGATTGTTTTGCAGATGAAAGAGATTTTGCTTTCATTTATCTGGGAATGAACGAAGTTGAACTTACCGTTCCCCGTGACACGCGACGTGCTACAGCAAAAAAGCAGCAAGACATCAACCTCAAATATTCGCTCAAGGATGCGGACAAACGCATTGCGCAAATCCTTGATGCCGAAGACAATTCGGTACACGAAGAAAACCATCAGAAGTATTTGAACTACTTGAAAACCTCAATCAAAAAACCTTGCATACTTACCGGCATTGAGGATTTCGATTGGGAAGAGCCATTCCTCTTTGGGAAAGGAAAGAAGAGCGAATACGAAAAGATGAGAGCAACCAATCCCTCCTACCAAGACGAATTTGAGTATATCGAAATTACTGATCTACTCGACGAAAAGAAAGGGGTTATGGCAAACGTAAACAGGGTGTCGGATAACCAACAATTTTCGCTTCCATTGTGGGATCTAAAAACCACCGAGTTTAACTATCCTAACTACCTAATCGTTTCGGATTACTCCTACTGGATGACGAACTATCCTCGTACCGTGAAAGTAGCGGAAGAATTGGGCGAAGAGTAGTATTTACTCGATATTCTGAAGAATGAATTTGCATAAGACTTTAGCAATATAGGATATCAGCATATTAAGAAAAAAGCACGAACCAAACATTCGTGCTTTTCTTTTTTGTCATTTTTGGCTCATTTCCCTTCTATAGGCGAAACCCGATAACCAGTATATCATCCACCTGATCGTGATTACCCTTCCACTCAATGTGCGCATCATACAACCGCTGGCGTTGCTCCGCTGCAGGAAGGATTGCAATATCCGTTAGCAACCGTTTAAAAGGCTTCGACATGAACTTTCGACCTTGATCCCCACCAAATTGATCGCCATATCCATCGGAGAATATAAAGAAAGTATCACCGGGCTTATAGTTCATACTGGTACATTTGAAAGGTTCATTGTCGGTTATGTGGATACCAATTGGCATTTTATTTCCCTTAAACTCTTGCAGTTCACCTTCGCGAATAAGATAGAGCGGATTGTATGCACCAGAAAAATCCACCGTGCCCAACTCTTTATCTATTACGCAAAGGGCTATATCCATACCATCCTTTTGCTCATCTTGTTTTCCGGTTTGGGAAAGGGTTCGTTTAATATTCTCCCTCAGTTTATCAAGAATACAGTTTGAGGCACAAACGCCCTCCTTTGTAACGATTTCGTCAAGGAAAGAGACCCCAAGCATACTCATAAACGCACCGGGGACACCGTGACCAGTACAATCGGCAGCCACAACAATTATCTTACTATCGGTAGATGTGATCCAGTAAAAATCACCGCTAACGATATCGCGCGGTAAAAAAAGCACGAAACTCTCCGGCAAAAGTTTATCAAATCGTTCAAGGGGAGGCAAAACTGAAGTTTGAATACGGCTGGCATAGCGAATAGAATCCGTAATCTCCTGCTTTTGATGCGAAATAAGATCATTCTTCTCATTCAACTGAACGTTGTTCGATTTGATTTTATGATAAAGTTTAAAAAGCAGAATAACAAATACTAATATTATTAAGAAGCCAACGATGAATGTGAAGATCATCCATTTCTGGCGCTGGATAACGCTATTCTGAAGTTCCGTTTCGGTATTTAACTGCTTTATGGATTGCTCCTTCTTTTCCGTTTCAAACCTAGTCTGCATCAGCAATAAGGTTTTCTGACTTGCATCAGAAAATATTGAATCCTTGACAACTACGAATAGTTTATGATAGTTGAGGGCTTCCTGTGCATCACCTGTTTTTTCGTAAACCTGAAAGAGTCGCTGGTATATGGAGCGGGTAAGTTCGCGATGGCCACTCTTAAGCGCTAACTTTAAGCCCCGTTTGTATGATGCAATAGCTTCAACATAATTGCCCTTTCGGTAGTTTACATCACCCAATCCGTTATGGGCCACAGCAACTTGGTAAGTTAAACCCAATGCTTGGCTGGTTTTTAATGCATTAGTGTTATACTCAATTGCTCGATTATACTGTCGCTCATAAACTGCAATTTGCGCCAAATTTAGAAATACAACCATTTCATTTTGTGTATCCCCAATCGCCTTGGAAATATCAAGTGCTTGCTTATAAAAATCTTTGCCTTTAACGAATTTCTTTTCAATCTCTCTGGCAGGTATCCGAAGAATCGAATCCTCCCAACTCGCCATAAATCTGCTGGTATATTCAGAGTATGCGATTCGAGTGTAAATATTGGCGATAGCCATCATGCTATTAGCCACACCCTTTTTATTATCCGT comes from the Williamwhitmania taraxaci genome and includes:
- a CDS encoding tetratricopeptide repeat protein, with translation MCKFFLKSIPLLFLLLATHLVGAQDIRVDSLKSLLKTAKDKQRLEILNEIVPELSNSDEAYNYAKEASSLARKFDLPEAEVKALNNLGFIYNDKGNADEAFKSFRKALELAKSTGYFKGEMESLLNIGKMYSIQNNIEQAEKSAREVLAKSQKNNDQSLIADAFHELGQYSFDRGNLDQATLMWKSAYSIRIKLGDAGKISRTANVLGDIYYQRGKYDSSKAYYTQNLTIQQKLNNTFQIAIALYNIGNCDAKHGDYQVAIKSFQDASKYFEIIKEHDGIANCLFSIGTVYENQLQSEMSIENNKVNFNKALEYYNNALKIFRDTDNKKGVANSMMAIANIYTRIAYSEYTSRFMASWEDSILRIPAREIEKKFVKGKDFYKQALDISKAIGDTQNEMVVFLNLAQIAVYERQYNRAIEYNTNALKTSQALGLTYQVAVAHNGLGDVNYRKGNYVEAIASYKRGLKLALKSGHRELTRSIYQRLFQVYEKTGDAQEALNYHKLFVVVKDSIFSDASQKTLLLMQTRFETEKKEQSIKQLNTETELQNSVIQRQKWMIFTFIVGFLIILVFVILLFKLYHKIKSNNVQLNEKNDLISHQKQEITDSIRYASRIQTSVLPPLERFDKLLPESFVLFLPRDIVSGDFYWITSTDSKIIVVAADCTGHGVPGAFMSMLGVSFLDEIVTKEGVCASNCILDKLRENIKRTLSQTGKQDEQKDGMDIALCVIDKELGTVDFSGAYNPLYLIREGELQEFKGNKMPIGIHITDNEPFKCTSMNYKPGDTFFIFSDGYGDQFGGDQGRKFMSKPFKRLLTDIAILPAAEQRQRLYDAHIEWKGNHDQVDDILVIGFRL